Proteins encoded in a region of the Diospyros lotus cultivar Yz01 chromosome 9, ASM1463336v1, whole genome shotgun sequence genome:
- the LOC127810268 gene encoding protein GLUTAMINE DUMPER 4-like: MRPPATTTKAADGELPHWSSTPMPYLFGGLALVLVLISFALLVLACSYKKSPPSNSSGRGSGRAGCRRQKPACEAPQERLPETEPKIVVIMAGDENPTYLAKPSSSPV; the protein is encoded by the coding sequence ATGAGGCCACCCGCCACCACTACCAAGGCCGCAGACGGCGAACTTCCCCATTGGAGCTCAACACCCATGCCTTACCTCTTTGGCGGGCTGGCTCTGGTGCTGGTactcatttcttttgcattgcTAGTTCTGGCTTGCTCCTACAAGAAGTCCCCTCCGTCAAATTCGTCCGGCAGAGGCAGCGGCAGGGCCGGCTGCCGACGACAGAAACCAGCCTGCGAAGCCCCGCAGGAACGGCTGCCGGAAACAGAGCCGAAGATCGTCGTGATCATGGCCGGAGACGAGAATCCGACGTACCTGGCGAAGCCCAGCTCTTCTCCTGTTTAG
- the LOC127810261 gene encoding probable inactive ATP-dependent zinc metalloprotease FTSHI 3, chloroplastic gives MGSFVLFSNNGLLVTRGNLRIHAGKPQSFGIRKSLSCSLSNHGCNSASFCLLGFHNCSTSQQRLLCNTRIRSLVDRNCEGKETHLGRRENVGMRKRFALRLRPRLRLLSMRLKRVSIRSILNGLRTFLQKNMRSVTVSTSISVVLGLFYLFLKLTAIPSPKVVPYSDLITSLQNGNVAKVLFEEGSRRIYYNADSWSAEKPQISEDQSIPSNVQEGTLVGMSTGSAAVRNQGIIGSKLLRKLTRIQGSTPQWQYSTRKIDHDESYLLSLMREKGITYSSAPQSVLMSMRNILITVLSLWIPLTPLMWLLYRQLSAANSPARKRRPSNQTVSFDDVEGVDTAKIELLEIVSCLQGAINYNKLGAKLPRGVLLVGPPGTGKTLLARAVAGEAGVPFFTVSASEFVELFVGRGAARIRDLFNVARKNAPSIIFIDELDAVGGKRGRSFNDERDQTLNQLLTEMDGFDSDMKVVVIAATNRPEALDPALCRPGRFSRKVFVGEPDEEGRRKILAVHLRGVPLEEDADLICSLVASLTPGFVGADLANIVNEAALLAARGDGDCVSREDIMEAIERAKFGINDGQPRSNTLSKEIGKLFPWMPSLIGKNSMRQEGLQGPLGYQTLS, from the exons ATGggttcttttgttcttttttcaaataatgGGCTATTGGTTACTCGAGGAAATTTGAGGATTCATGCTGGAAAGCCGCAATCTTTTGGGATAAGGAAGAGCTTATCTTGTTCATTGTCTAACCATGGCTGTAATTCAGCCTCCTTTTGTTTGTTGGGGTTTCATAACTGTTCCACGTCTCAACAGAGGTTGTTGTGCAACACTAGAATTAGGTCGTTGGTCGATAGAAACTGTGAAGGTAAAGAAACCCATttgggaagaagagaaaatgttGGAATGAGGAAGAGATTTGCATTAAGATTGCGCCCTAGGCTGAGATTGTTGTCAATGAGGTTGAAAAGGGTTTCAATTCGGTCAATATTGAATGGCCTACGCACATTTCTGCAAAAGAATATGAGAAGCGTGACGGTTTCAACTTCAATTTCTGTTGTCTTGGggcttttttatttgtttttgaaattgactGCAATACCATCTCCTAAAGTTGTCCCATATTCTGACTTAATCACGAGTCTTCAAAATGGGAATGTAGCAAAGGTTCTCTTTGAGGAGGGATCTCGTCGAATATATTACAACGCGGATTCATGGAGTGCTGAGAAACCTCAAATATCGGAAGATCAATCCATACCAAGCAATGTTCAGGAAGGGACTTTGGTTGGCATGTCAACAGGCAGCGCAGCTGTGAGAAACCAAGGCATAATAGGTTCTAAATTGTTAAGAAAATTGACGAGGATCCAAGGTTCTACCCCACAGTGGCAGTACTCTACAAGAAAGATAGACCATGATGAGAGTTATCTTCTAAGTTTGATGAGAGAAAAGGGAATTACGTACAGCTCTGCCCCTCAGTCAGTGCTTATGTCAATGAGGAATATCTTGATTACTGTGTTATCTTTATGGATTCCTTTGACTCCTTTGATGTGGCTTCTTTATCGACAACTTTCTGCTGCTAACAGTCCTGCAAGAAAACGAAGACCTAGTAACCAGACGGTTAGCTTTGATGATGTTGAGGGTGTTGATACTGCCAAGATAGAGCTTCTGGAG aTAGTTTCATGCCTGCAAGGAGCTATTAACTACAATAAACTAGGAGCAAAGTTACCTAGAGGTGTGCTTCTGGTGGGTCCTCCAGGGACAGGAAAAACGTTACTAGCCCGTGCAGTGGCTGGGGAGGCAGGAGTACCTTTTTTCACCGTTTCTGCTAGTGAGTTTGTCGAGCTTTTTGTTGGCAGAGGGGCAGCTCGCATTAGAGACCTTTTCAATGTAGCAAGGAAGAATGCACCCTCAATCATTTTCATTGATGAACTTGACGCTGTTGGAGGAAAACGCGGAAGAAGTTTCAATGATGAACGAGACCAAACCCTAAACCAG TTGCTGACAGAAATGGATGGCTTTGACTCAGACATGAAGGTGGTTGTCATTGCTGCAACTAATAGACCAGAAGCATTGGATCCTGCTCTGTGTCGGCCTGGACGCTTCTCAAGAAAAGTATTTGTGGGCGAACCAGATGAAGAAGGGAGGAGAAAAATTTTGGCTGTACATTTGAGAGGAGTTCCTCTTGAGGAAGATGCTGATCTTATCTGTAGTCTTGTTGCTTCTCTTACCCCAGGTTTTGTTGGTGCTGATCTTGCAAATATTGTCAATGAAGCTGCTTTACTTGCTGCTCGCGGAG ATGGTGATTGTGTGTCAAGGGAGGATATAATGGAAGCTATAGAAAGGGCAAAATTTGGAATCAATGATGGGCAACCTCGCTCTAACACATTAAGCAAGGAAATCGGGAAGCTGTTCCCATGGATGCCATCTCTGATCGGCAAGAATAGCATGAGGCAGGAGGGATTGCAAGGTCCTCTGGGCTACCAAACTCTGAGCTAA
- the LOC127809943 gene encoding stress-induced protein KIN2, translating to MSHNSSLSQSFEAGETKGQAQEKASQLVDKASNAAESCKESAQEAGQQMQAKAQGACDAVKDAIGKK from the exons ATGAGCCATAACTCAAGTCTGAGTCAGAGCTTCGAAGCCGGTGAAACCAAGGGCCAAGCTCAG GAAAAGGCTAGCCAACTGGTGGATAAGGCTAGCAATGCTGCTGAATCCTGCAAAGAGTCGGCTCAAGAG GCTGGGCAGCAGATGCAGGCCAAGGCTCAAGGGGCATGTGATGCAGTGAAGGATGCAATTGGGAAGAAATGA
- the LOC127810262 gene encoding proline dehydrogenase 2, mitochondrial-like yields the protein MASRFAPPNLLQNLRRLTRRPLNSATPSALSPALTLEEKPDPSATSASATSILKFDDTKEVFSSVSTGKLVKSAANLHLAAIETMVDLGMWVMTSRLMDTAVAREVVLGVVRRTFYDHFCAGEGPAEACRTAAKLWDADCLRGTLAYALEHATDNESCDRNLEGFVGTVESTKSLPRSSASFVVLKITAICPSRLLHRISDLLRWEYKNEALKLPWKLNTLPIFSDGSPFYHTPRKPDPLTQEEEQDLHLAYQRLQKLCEKCLEANIPLLVDAEDTSIQPSIDYFTYSAAILYKNVDDPVIYGTIQTYLKDAKERLLQASDAAEKMEVPIGFKLVRGAYMTSERKLASSLGVESPIHNTIDQTHACFNDCASFMLDKVGDGSGAILLATHNVESGNKAATKARDLGIGKGNPKLQFAQLYGMADSLSFGLRNAGFQVSKYMPFGPLELVMPYLLRRAEENRGLLSASTLDRQLIRKEVTRRLQAAVLKGVN from the exons ATGGCCAGCCGTTTTGCTCCGCCAAATCTCCTTCAAAACCTCCGCCGTCTCACGCGCCGGCCGCTCAACTCCGCCACCCCCTCCGCGCTCTCTCCGGCCCTCACTCTGGAAGAAAAGCCAGATCCCTCGGCCACCTCCGCCTCCGCCACCTCTATCCTCAAATTTGATGACACCAAGGAGGTGTTCTCCTCCGTTTCCACCGGAAAGCTCGTGAAATCGGCAGCGAACCTCCACTTGGCGGCCATAGAGACGATGGTCGATTTGGGCATGTGGGTCATGACTTCGCGGTTGATGGACACGGCGGTGGCTCGTGAGGTGGTGCTCGGGGTTGTGCGGCGCACGTTCTACGACCATTTCTGCGCTGGCGAAGGCCCGGCCGAGGCTTGCCGGACGGCGGCCAAGCTCTGGGACGCCGACTGTCTCAGAGGGACACTGGCTTACGCCCTGGAACATGCCACCGATAACGAGTCCTGTGATCGGAATTTAGAAGGCTTCGTTGGGACTGTTGAATCAACCAAGTCGCTTCCACGCTCTTCT GCCAGCTTTGTGGTGCTGAAGATAACTGCAATTTGCCCAAGCCGTTTGCTTCATAGAATCAGTGATTTGCTCCGATGGGAATATAAGAATGAAGCTCTAAAGCTTCCATGGAAGCTGAACACTCTTCCAATCTTCTCTGATGGCAGCCCTTTCTATCATACACCCAGAAAACCAGACCCTTTAacccaagaagaagaacaagatcTTCACTTGGCCTACCAAAGACTCCAAAAACTATGTGAAAAATGCCTGGAAGCCAATATACCTTTACTAGTTGATGCAGAGGACACATCGATCCAACCGTCTATCGATTACTTCACATACTCTGCTGCAATCCTGTACAAAAACGTCGATGACCCGGTTATCTACGGGACAATCCAGACCTACTTGAAGGATGCAAAAGAGAGATTGCTCCAAGCATCCGATGCTGCAGAGAAAATGGAAGTGCCGATTGGTTTTAAACTGGTTCGGGGGGCTTACATGACGAGCGAGAGAAAATTGGCTTCTTCTCTAGGAGTTGAGTCTCCAATTCACAACACCATTGATCAAACGCACGCTTGCTTCAATGACTGTGCCTCTTTCATGCTCGACAAAGTCGGGGATGGCTCAGGGGCCATCCTCCTTGCCACCCACAATGTCGAATCAG GGAACAAAGCGGCAACAAAAGCGCGTGATTTAGGGATCGGGAAGGGGAACCCCAAGCTGCAGTTTGCTCAGTTGTACGGGATGGCGGATTCATTGTCCTTTGGGCTGAGAAATGCAGGGTTCCAAGTGAGCAAGTATATGCCATTCGGGCCTCTGGAGCTGGTGATGCCCTATCTTCTGAGAAGGGCTGAAGAGAACAGAGGCCTCTTGTCTGCTTCCACATTAGACAGGCAGCTCATTAG GAAGGAGGTAACGAGGAGGCTGCAAGCTGCAGTGCTGAAAGGGGTTAATTAG
- the LOC127810266 gene encoding basic leucine zipper 43-like, with protein MQPSEVAELHYLVSSCQNLYTPYPDLNQNNTTAFQLSRSFNPLYNLHITPQVQEFNPQPTCFSSNSTSDEADDQQLSLINERKQRRMISNRESARRSRMRKQKHLDELWSQVMWLRNENHQLIDKLNHVSESHDRVLQENAQLKEEASELRQMLTDMQLNSPYPTLGDFDDINCNTA; from the coding sequence ATGCAGCCCAGTGAGGTTGCAGAACTCCATTATCTGGTTTCTTCGTGTCAAAATCTATATACACCTTATCCTGATTTGAACCAGAACAACACAACCGCATTTCAGCTTAGCAGATCCTTTAATCCTCTATATAATCTTCACATCACTCCTCAAGTTCAGGAATTCAACCCACAGCCAACATGTTTTAGCAGTAACTCAACTTCAGACGAAGCAGATGACCAACAGCTAAGTCTCATCAACGAGAGGAAGCAGCGGAGAATGATATCTAACAGAGAGTCCGCACGCCGATCTCGTATGCGCAAGCAGAAGCACCTGGATGAGCTCTGGTCACAAGTTATGTGGCTGCGAAACGAGAATCACCAACTCATAGATAAGCTAAACCATGTTTCAGAATCCCATGACAGGGTCCTCCAGGAGAATGCTCAGCTCAAAGAAGAAGCATCAGAACTTCGTCAGATGCTCACTGACATGCAGCTGAACAGTCCCTACCCTACTTTGGGAGATTTCGATGATATTAACTGCAACACAGCTTAA
- the LOC127810264 gene encoding S-adenosylmethionine decarboxylase proenzyme-like, translated as MTSPVSAIGFEGFEKRLEISFLEHGIVSDPTSKGLRSLSKANLDEILKPAECTIVCSLSNDEVDSYVLSESSLFVYTHKIIIKTCGTTKLLLSVPCILKLADTVSLSVSCVRYTRGSFTFPGAQPFPHRAFSEEVAILDGYFGKLGSGSKAYVMGSDGEQNWHVYYASSGESTTYLNPLYTLEMSMTGLDKSKASVFYKNRSNSAAAMTDASGIRMILPDSEISDFKFDPCGYSMNAVEGSAISTIHVTPEDGFSYASFEAVGYDFGLVNLSQVLERVLACFEPCEFSIALHADAVADELGFDGSLDMAGYWCRERRYQAINRVRSVGYHRYKRAASCGSPRSILNCSWSENGQEEED; from the coding sequence ATGACCTCGCCGGTTTCAGCTATCGGATTTGAAGGATTTGAGAAGAGACTTGAGATATCATTCCTAGAGCATGGGATCGTCTCTGACCCAACAAGCAAGGGCTTGCGGTCTTTGTCCAAAGCCAACTTGGATGAAATTTTAAAACCAGCCGAATGCACCATTGTCTGTTCATTGTCCAATGATGAAGTGGACTCTTACGTCCTTTCTGAATCTAGCCTCTTTGTTTACACCCAcaaaataatcatcaaaacttgtGGGACTACAAAGTTGCTTCTTTCAGTCCCATGTATCCTGAAATTAGCTGATACTGTCTCCCTCTCTGTGAGCTGTGTGAGGTATACTCGTGGAAGCTTTACGTTTCCTGGGGCTCAGCCATTCCCTCATCGCGCCTTCTCTGAAGAAGTAGCAATCCTTGATGGTTACTTTGGCAAGCTTGGTTCAGGTAGCAAGGCCTATGTGATGGGTAGTGATGGAGAACAAAATTGGCACGTTTACTATGCTTCATCTGGTGAATCAACTACTTACTTGAACCCACTTTACACTTTAGAGATGTCCATGACTGGTTTGGACAAGAGCAAGGCATCAGTATTTTACAAGAATCGATCGAATTCTGCTGCTGCAATGACCGATGCCTCTGGCATTAGGATGATTCTTCCAGATTCTGAGATAAGTGACTTCAAGTTTGATCCTTGTGGCTACTCCATGAACGCTGTTGAAGGGAGCGCAATTTCAACAATTCATGTCACGCCAGAAGATGGATTCAGTTACGCGAGCTTTGAAGCAGTGGGATACGATTTTGGGTTGGTGAACTTGAGCCAGGTTCTGGAGAGGGTGTTGGCTTGCTTCGAGCCCTGCGAGTTCTCTATCGCTTTACATGCTGATGCAGTCGCCGATGAACTTGGCTTTGACGGCAGCCTGGACATGGCAGGATATTGGTGCAGAGAAAGGAGGTATCAAGCCATCAACAGGGTTAGATCGGTTGGTTATCACAGGTACAAGAGGGCTGCCAGTTGTGGATCTCCCAGGTCAATACTGAACTGCTCTTGGAGTGAGAATGGACAAGAGGAAGAGGATTAG